A region of Candidatus Paceibacterota bacterium DNA encodes the following proteins:
- a CDS encoding rod shape-determining protein: MSFFTPKLGIDLGTTYTLVFVPGKGVVLNEPSVVAVSEQENKILAVGNDAKEMIGRTPESIIAYRPMRDGVIADYKVVEAMLRYYMKKALGPWNFFRPEVMISVPAGVTSTERRAVIEAATNAGAKSAYVVKEPILAAIGAGIPIQEARGHMIVDIGGGTIDVAVISLGGIVASTSVKCAGNRIDAAITDYIKKVYNLAIGDKTAEDIKINIGSAVPLEEELTMVIKGRDYLTGLPRSADVRTNEIVKAITRELREMVGAIRNVLQDTPPELSADIIDQAIIMTGGSSQLRNLPELVFRRTGVKAYLAKEAAYCVVKGTGIALNHLDTYKKSIIAKS; this comes from the coding sequence CACCAAAACTCGGCATTGACCTTGGTACCACCTATACACTGGTGTTTGTTCCTGGTAAGGGGGTGGTTTTGAATGAGCCGTCGGTGGTCGCCGTCTCAGAACAAGAGAACAAGATCCTCGCGGTTGGAAACGACGCGAAAGAGATGATTGGTCGCACACCGGAGAGTATTATCGCGTACCGTCCGATGCGCGACGGTGTTATTGCTGACTACAAGGTCGTTGAGGCAATGCTTCGCTACTACATGAAAAAAGCGCTCGGTCCGTGGAATTTCTTTCGTCCCGAGGTGATGATCTCGGTGCCGGCAGGAGTTACTTCTACTGAGCGTCGCGCGGTCATTGAAGCGGCAACAAACGCCGGTGCGAAGAGTGCGTATGTCGTGAAAGAGCCGATCCTCGCCGCAATCGGTGCCGGTATTCCGATCCAAGAAGCGCGCGGACATATGATCGTTGATATTGGCGGTGGCACCATTGATGTCGCCGTGATCTCGCTTGGTGGCATTGTTGCGTCAACGTCAGTGAAGTGCGCCGGCAACCGCATTGATGCCGCTATCACTGACTATATTAAGAAGGTATACAATCTTGCCATTGGCGACAAGACTGCAGAAGATATCAAGATCAACATTGGCTCGGCGGTTCCGCTAGAAGAAGAGCTCACTATGGTGATCAAGGGTCGCGACTACCTCACCGGACTCCCGCGTTCGGCCGATGTCCGCACGAACGAGATCGTGAAGGCAATCACACGAGAGCTTCGTGAGATGGTTGGTGCGATCCGCAATGTACTACAAGACACCCCGCCAGAGCTCTCGGCGGATATTATTGACCAGGCGATCATCATGACCGGCGGCTCGTCTCAGTTGCGCAACTTACCCGAGTTGGTCTTCCGCCGCACTGGAGTAAAGGCATATCTCGCGAAAGAAGCAGCGTACTGTGTGGTGAAAGGAACCGGAATTGCTCTCAACCACCTCGATACCTACAAAAAGAGCATCATTGCAAAGAGTTAG